Below is a genomic region from Mesorhizobium sp. NZP2298.
CGATGCCGGTGATGATGCCGGGCAGCGCGATCGGCAGGATGACCAAAAGCGAGATGGTTTCGCGGCCGAAGAATCTTGTGCGCGACACGGCGGCGGCACACAGCGTGCCGAGCACCAGTGCGATCGCTGTCGAGATGGCGGCGACGCGCACCGACAGGGATAGCGCCTCCCAGACGTCAGGCCGGTTCCAGGTGACGGCAAACCACTGCGTGGTCAGCCCCGGCGGCGGCCAGACGAAGCTCTTCTCCTCGGTGGTGAAGGCATAGACGAAGATCAGCAGGATCGGCAAATGCAGGAAGAGCAGGCCGCAGGCTGCAGCGACCTTCAGGCCGAGCGGAGCGGATTGACCACGATCAGAGCGCATCGAAAGCCCCCATGCGCTTGGCGCCCCAGAGGTAGAAGCCCATGATGACGATGGGCACCACGGTGAAGGCGGCGGCGAGCGGAATGTTGCCGGCCGTGCCTTGCTGCGAATAGACGGCCTGGCCGATGAACAGGCGCGAGGTGCCGATGATCTGCGGGATGATGTAATCGCCCAGCGTCAGCGAGAAGGTGAAGATCGAGCCGGCGACGATGCCGGGCAGCGCCAGCGGGAACAAAACATTGCGGAAGGTCTGCCCCGGCGAGGCGCCGAGGTCGGACGAGGCCTCGACCAGATTGCCGGGCACGCGCTCAAGCGCTGCCTGAACCGGCAGGATCATGAAGGGCAGCCAGACATAGACGAAGACGATGAAGGTGCCGGTGAACGAAACCGACAGCGAGTTGCCGCCGACGACCGGCAGCGACAGCCAGCCATCGAGCAGCCACAGCAAATGCAACTTGGCGAGCAGCCAGGTCAAAATACCTTCCTTGGCGAGGATCAGCTTCCACGCGTAGATCTTGACCAGGTAGCTCGACCACAGTGGCAGCATGACGCCGAGATAGAACAGCGCCTTCCAGCGGCCGCGTGCGTAGCGCGCGGCATAATAGGCGATCGGAAAGGCGACGACGGCCGAGGCCAGCGTGACCAGCGCCGCCATCGTCACCGTGCGCAGGATGATGTCGAGATTGGCGGCCTGGAAAAGGTCGCCATAGGTCTTCAGCGTGAACTGCCGGTTGATGAGGCCGGAGAACTCGTCGATGGAGAAAAAGCTCTGCGCCAAGAGCGCGAAGAGCGAGCCGATATAGACGATGCCGAGCCACAGCACCGGCGGCAACAGCATCATGAGCAAAAGCAGTTTCGGCCGGCGCCAGAACAGGTCCGACAGCGCACCGCGCATGCCGCCGCTGCCCGGCAGGATCGCGGGGGCCGTGGCGCGCGGCATGGTGGCGTCGACGCTCATGCCGGCTCGTCCATCAGATGCAGGTGCTCGCGGTTGAAGGTGAGCACCACCGCCTCGCCTTCCGCCGGCAGAGCAGTGCCTGCCGGCACGACGGCGTGCAGCTTCAATCCGTCGGCATCGAGCGCCAGCCTGGTGGTGGCGCCGAGATAGTTGGCCGAGACAAGACGGGCGGCCACGCCTTCGCCGCTTGCGCCACGGCCGACGCGAATGGATTCGGGTCGCAGGCTGCCCCAGCGGTGCTGGCCGGAATAGCGCTGGACGAAATCCGGCGGCAACACATTGGAGGAGCCGACGAAATCGGCGACGAAACGGGTTCTCGGCCGCTGATAAATATCCTCCGGCGTGCCGATCTGCATGATCCTGCCGTCGTTGAAGACGGCAACCCGGTCCGCCAT
It encodes:
- a CDS encoding ABC transporter permease; the protein is MSVDATMPRATAPAILPGSGGMRGALSDLFWRRPKLLLLMMLLPPVLWLGIVYIGSLFALLAQSFFSIDEFSGLINRQFTLKTYGDLFQAANLDIILRTVTMAALVTLASAVVAFPIAYYAARYARGRWKALFYLGVMLPLWSSYLVKIYAWKLILAKEGILTWLLAKLHLLWLLDGWLSLPVVGGNSLSVSFTGTFIVFVYVWLPFMILPVQAALERVPGNLVEASSDLGASPGQTFRNVLFPLALPGIVAGSIFTFSLTLGDYIIPQIIGTSRLFIGQAVYSQQGTAGNIPLAAAFTVVPIVIMGFYLWGAKRMGAFDAL